The genomic window TCCGCGCCGATGCCCAGGTGGTGCAGGTAGCGCGCCACGTCGTCCGCCCGGTCGGCCAGTTCGCGGAAGGTCAGCGACTCGCCCTCGTGGACCACGGCGATCGCGCCGGGCCGGGCGAGTGCCTGGGTCGCCAGCAGTTCGGGCAGGCCTGTCGCGGCGGCGTCCGGGCTCTTCGTCACACGTACCCCCGTAGTCGGATGGGGCCTCGGCCTCGTGCTCGAACGTACGGATTCACCCCCCGCCCCGCGCCGCGCGGCACCCCCGCAATCCATGCACTGCGGCAACCCGAACCATGGGCGGCGTGGCCAACGGCGCGGCAGGAGCGGCAGGTTTTGGACGAGCACGTGCCCACCGGAGCGCACGGAAACCGGTGGCCCCGGCGGCAGCGGTGACGCCGGTGACGCGTGTCGAGCGGAAGCGATCCGGAGGGCCCCGTGACCGAACCATCCACCGGCAACGTCGTCAGCTCGCTCGACGAACTCGTGGGCAACACGCCGATGCTGCGGCTGCGCCTGCCCGGTCTGCCCGCGGGCGCGAACGTGCTGGCCAAGCTGGAGGCGGCCAACCCGCTGTCCAGCATCAAGGACCGCGCCGCGCTGTTCATGCTGCGCGCCGCCGAGGAGTCCGGCGCCCTGCGGCCCGGCGGGACGGTCATCGAGTCGACCTCGGGCAACACCGGTATCGCGCTGGCCGCGCTGGCCGCCGCCCGCGGCTACGGCTGCCGGATCGTGCTGCCAGACAACGCCTCGCGGGAACGGCTGCTGACGCTGCGCATGCTCGGCGCCGAGGTCGAGTTCACCGACCACACCCTCGGCTTCGCCGCCTGCGTGGAGCGCGCGGAGAAGCTGCACGCCGGGACCGACGGCTCCTGGTACGCCGGCCAGCACGTCAACGCCGACAACGTACGGGCCCACTACGAGACGACCGGCCCGGAGATCTGGCGGGACACCGGCGGCCGGGTCGACCACCTGGTGTGCACGGTCGGCACCGGCGGCACCCTGACCGGCATCGCCCACTTCCTGCGCGAGCGCAACCCGCGCCTGCGGGTCGTGGCCGTCGAGCCCGCGGGCTCGCCGCTGCTGTCCGGCGGCGACCCGGGACCGCACCGCATCCCCGGGCTGAACGGCGGATTCACCAGCCCGGTCACCGACGTCGCGGTGATCGACGAGGTGATCGTGGTCGAGGACGCGGACGCGGCGGCCACCACCCGGGCCATCGCCGCCGCCACCGGACTGCTGGTCGGCGTGTCCTCCGGCGCGGCCGCGTACGGCTGTGTCGAGCTGGCCCGCCGCCACGACCTGGACGGTGCCACCGTCGTCACGGTCTTCCCCGACACCGGGGAGCGCTACCTCAGCTGGTGGTCGGACGCGCCGGCGCCGGTGGCCGCCCAGGCCTCCGTGGACGCCCAGCCCCCGCTCGGCGCCGGTGCCGCCGCGCGCCCGGCCGGCTGACGGGGGTGCGCACCCTGCCCGCCTGGCGCCGGCGGATCGGCGAGACGCTCGACGTCATCGTGACCCGCGACCCCTCGGTCCGCTCCCGTACCGAGGCGCTGCTGCATCCGACCGTGCTGGCCCTGGTCGGCCACCGCACCGGCAGCTTCCTCCACCGCCACGGCCGCTGCCTGACCGCGCGCCTGGTGTGCACCGCCACCAAGGTGCTCACCGGCGGCATCGACATCCACCCGGGCGCGCGGATCGGCCGGCGGTTCTTCGTCGACCACGGCAGCGGGGTGGTGGTCGGCGAGACCGCCGTCATCGGTGACGACGTGTCGCTGTTCCACCAGGTCACCCTGGGCTCGGTCGGCTGGTGGCACGAGCGGGAGCACCCCGGTCCCGGCGGCCGCCGCCATCCGGTGCTCGGCAACGGAGTGACGGTGGGTGCTGGCGCGACCCTGCTCGGACCCATCACCATCGGTGACGACGCGCTGATCGGCGCGATGTCCCTGGTGCTCGGCGATGTGCCCAAGGGGGTGCACGTACGCGCCCCGCAGGCGGTCGTCGCGCAGCATCCCCACCGGAACGGATCGGAACGGACCCATGAATCCTGAGCGTTCACTGCTGCTCGTCGGCGCCACCGACGAGACCGTCGCCAAGGCCAAGCAACTGGGCCTGCACGTCCTGCTGCTGCAGCACCCGACCAAGGTCACCGCCGAGCAGGAGCGGCTCGCCGACCACCTGGAGGTCGTGGACTACACGCGCTGGGACCTGGTGGAGCCGATAGCGTCGCGACTGCACGACTCCCCCGGCTTCGCCGCCGCCACCTCGATCACCGAACCCGGCCTGGAGAACGCCGCCCGCGTCAACGACCTGTTAGGGCTGGGCGGCACCGGCTGGGAGGTGGCCCGCCGCTTCCGCGACAAGGCGGTGATGCGCGAGCACCTGGCGGCCCTGGACCCGGACGCCGTCGGTGCCCGGACGCTGGCCGCGCGGGCCGACCTGGACGACTTCGGCGAGCGGTACGGCTACCCCTTCATCGTCAAGCCGACCGACGCCACCGCGAGCATCGGCGTGCAGCGCCTCGACGGCCCCGCCGACGCCGACCGGGTCTGGGCCGAGGTGCGCCGGCTGTCGGGCACCAGGACCGACCGGGTCTCGACGCTGATGCTGCTGCGGGACTTCCTGATGGAGGAGTATCTGGACGGCCCGGAATACAGCGTCGAGTCCTTCAGCGCCGCCGGCCGCCACGTGGTCATCGCCGTCACCGAGAAGTTCACCGACCCCGCGCACTTCGCCGAGCTCGGGCACGCGGTCCCCGCCCGGCTCCCCCCGGCGGTCGAGGAGCGGGTGCGCGCGGCCGTCACCGGCTTCCTCGACCGGCTCGGCGTCAGGGACGGCGTCTGCCACACCGAGATCCGCGTCGGCGCCCGCGGCCCCCGCGTCATCGAGAGCCACAACCGGATCGCCGGCGACGCCATCCCCGACCTGGTGCACAGCGTCTACGGCATCGACACCGTCACGCTCGCCCTCGCCGCCCCCTTCGGGCTGGCGCCGCGGCTCCCCGACCGGCCTGAACCGCACGGCGGCGCCGCCGTACGCTCCCTGGTCGGCTCGCCGGGCGACACCGTCGAGTCGGTCGACGGCGTGTCCGAGGCGCAGGCGCTGGACGACGTGCTGGCGGTACGTGTCAGCGCCAAGCCGGGCGAGACCGTACGCCCGCTGCGGGACAACTGGGACCGGCTGGGCCTGGTCGCGGTGACCGGCGCGGACACCACCGCGGCCGTCGCGCGCGGGGCCGAAATCATCGCCGACGTGGTGCGGGTCCTGCTGAAGGATCCCGGCGGCCGGCCGGGCGTCGCCCGGGTCGCCGCGGTCAGCGACCGGACGGTGATCAGCGCATGAGCGTCCTGATCCTGCACCGCAACCCCTTCGCCGCCTTCCCCTACCGCCAGTGGCTGGACGGCCTGGCCCCCGGGCTCGACGCCGGCACGCCGTACGCGGGTGACATCGTCGTCCTCGCCGCCCGCGACAAGGTCGAGCTGGCCGGTGAGGAGGTCCCCGGCGACGCCGGCCACGGCTTCTCCCACCTGGAGGTCTTCGACACCCTGGACGACGCGGCGGTCCCGGCCCGGGCGCTCGCCCTCGCCGAGCAGTACGGCGTCACCCATGTCGTCGCCCACCACGAGGCGGACGTCGTCCTCGCCGCCTCCCTGCGCGAACGCCTCGGCCTGGACGGCGCCTGGAGCGCCGACATCACGCCCTTCCGCGACAAGCTGCTGATGAAGCAGCTGGCCGTGCGGGCCGGCATCGAGGTCGCCCCGCACGCCGCGCCCGCCACCGCCGAGCAGGTCCGCGACTTCGCCGCGGAGCACGACTTCCCGGTCGTGCTCAAGGACCGCTCCGGCTACAACTCCATCGGCCTGCGCATCATCGCCGACAAGGAGGAGCTGGACCTGCGACTGGCGCAGGCCTACGGCGACGGTTCGCGGGAGGACCTGCTCGTCGAGGCGTACGTCCCCGGGCGGATGTGCCACGTCGACGGCCTGGTGGTGGACGGCAGGACGGTGGCCGCCTGGCCCTCCCAGTACCAGTACGAGCTGGCCTCCTTCGGCGCCGACCCCGGCCCGCGTGTCGACCTGACACTCGACCTGGACGACCCGCTCACCCCGCGGCTGCTCGCGCTGGTCGAGGCGACCCTGGCCGCCCTGAAGCCGGCCGGCTCCCGGCTGCGCACGCACGCCTTCCACGCGGAGGTCTTCCACACCCCCGACGACCGCCTGGTGCTGTGCGAGATCGCCGGCCGCTCGGGCGGCGCCAAGATCCGCGAGGTCTTCGAGACGCTCTTCGGCATCCAGCTCGCGGTCCAGGTGACCCGCGCGGAGGCCGGCCTCCCGCTGCCGTCGGTCGAGGGCCCCACGGACGAGGCGGGCCTGTTACGGCCGCGCTGCATGTCGGGGCAGGTACTCACGATGAAGCGGCCCGGCCTGGTGCGGTCGCTGCCCGCCGTCCCTGCGGACGCCTGGGTGCGGGGCTTCTGGCTCTTCGCCGAGGAGGGCCAGGTCATCGCGCCGGCCGCCGGCTCGGCGGACTTCCTGACCGCGGCGGTGGGTTCGGCGCCCACCCGGGTGGAGTGCGAGGCGAGGCTCCGCGACCTGGGCGACCGCGTCATCGCGGCGACGGTGATCGAGCCGCGGCCCGAGGGTGCCGGGGCGGCGCCCGGGGGTGCCGGGGCGGCGCCCGGGGGTGCCCCGCCGCTGCCTCGGGGTGCCGCGCCGGCGTCGCACGAGGAGGGCGCAGCCCGGCCGGCGGATGCCTCATGACGCAGACACCGTCGTCCGTGCGCGTCAAGTACATGCTGGGCATGGTCGTCGACGCGACCGGCAGCGGGATGTACCTGCCCCTGTCGCTGCTCTACTTCCACCACGTCACCGGCCTGCCGCTCACCCAGGTCGGCGTGATCGTGACGACCGCGTCGGTGATCGGCCTGATCAGCAACCCGGTCGCCGGCATCCTCATCGACCGCTTCAGCGCCCGCGCCGTCCTGGTCGGCGGTTACGTGCTGCGCGCCGCGGCCTTCTGCACGTATCCCCTGGTGCACAACGGCGTGGTGATGTTCGCCGTCGTGCTGCCGGTCGCCCTCGGCGACACCTCCTACCCGCCGTCCATCCAGTCCTTCGTCGCGGAGATCGTGCGCGGCACCGACCGGGACAAGCTGCTCGCCCTGCAACGCAGCCTGCGCAACGCCGGGATGGGCGTGGGCGGCCTGCTCGCGGGCGCGGCCCTGGCCGTCGGCGACTCCGGCTACTACGTCGTGGTGCTCGGCGCGGCCGCCGGCTACCTGCTCTCGGCCGCCCTGCTCAGTACGATCCGCCCCGGCGCCCCCGCCCAGCCGGCCGGCGAGCGGGCGTCCCGCAAGGGCGGTTACCGGATGGTGGCGCGCAACCGCCCCTTCCTGAGCCTGACGCTGCTCAACATCCCCACCGCCTTCGGCTACATGGTCCTTTCGGTGGCACTGCCGGTCTACCTCACCCGTCAACTGGACGCGCCGGTCTCGCTGGTGGGCGTCCTCTACGCGGTCAACACCGTCGGCATCGCGGTGCTGCAGATCCCGGTCAGCCGGGTGCTGGTGAGATACCGCAGGACCCGGGCGGTGGCCCTCGGAGCAGGCATCTTCGCGCTGTCCTTCGTCACCTTCGCGGTGCTCGGCAGCCTGTCGAGCGGCGCCGCGCTGATCGCCGGGGTCTTCGCCGCGACCGCCACCTTCACCGCCGGCGAGCTGCTGCACGGCGCCATGGCCTCCGCGCTGGTCGCCCAGGCCGCGCCCGAGGAGACCCGCGGCCGGCACCTGTCGGTCTACCAGCTGTCGTGGGCGGTCCCCATCGCGCTGGCACCGACCGTACTGACCGCGCTGCTGTCGCTGTCGGCCACCGGGATGTGGCTGCTGCTCGCCGCGGGCACGGCGGGCTCCGCGCTGGGCGTGCTGCGCCTGGAGCGCACGCTGCCGCCGGCCGCGGTGCACCCGGTGCTGCCCGCTGCAGAACCCGCTCTGACCACCACCAGTACCGCACGAGAGGTTGCGTGACCGTCATGGGGATGTCCAGTTGGCGTGTACTCGGCGCGGAGGACCCGGAGTTCGCCCAGGAGGAGGTCGCGAGCCAGGGCGGTCTCGTCAGCCAGTTGCGGCCGCTGATCGCCGAGTTGAGCAAGCCGGGGGACCTGGTCTTCGACCCGTTCGCCGGCTGGGGCACGACCCTGGTGGCCTGCGCGGCCGAAGGGCGGCGCGGGGTCGGCATCGAGGTCAACCCGGCCCGCGCGGCGGAGGCCGGGCAGCGCGTCGCCCGCTTCCCCGAGCAGCGCATGCTCTGCGGCGACGCCCGCAGGCCGCCGCTCGACCCGGACACCGTGGACCTGGTCCTGTGCGACCTGCCCTACTTCGGCACCGACCTGGACCTCGACGCGCCCGACCCCGGCCAGCTGTACGCGCTGCGCGACTACGACGCCTACCTGGCCGCGCTCGACGAGGCCTTCACCGCCGTCGCCCGGGTGATGCGGCCGGGCGCGTACGCGGTCGTCGCCGTCCAGAACCGCCGGATCGCGGACCGGTTCGTCCCGCTTGCCTGGGACGCGGCCCGGGTGCTCGGCCGCCATCTGACCCTGGGGGACGAGCGCGTCCACCTCTACGACTGGCCGGTCAAGGACGGCGACGACCCGATGCGGACGAACCGGTCGCACGAGTACCTGCTGATGGCCAGGAAGTG from Streptomyces sp. NBC_01198 includes these protein-coding regions:
- a CDS encoding PLP-dependent cysteine synthase family protein; this encodes MTEPSTGNVVSSLDELVGNTPMLRLRLPGLPAGANVLAKLEAANPLSSIKDRAALFMLRAAEESGALRPGGTVIESTSGNTGIALAALAAARGYGCRIVLPDNASRERLLTLRMLGAEVEFTDHTLGFAACVERAEKLHAGTDGSWYAGQHVNADNVRAHYETTGPEIWRDTGGRVDHLVCTVGTGGTLTGIAHFLRERNPRLRVVAVEPAGSPLLSGGDPGPHRIPGLNGGFTSPVTDVAVIDEVIVVEDADAAATTRAIAAATGLLVGVSSGAAAYGCVELARRHDLDGATVVTVFPDTGERYLSWWSDAPAPVAAQASVDAQPPLGAGAAARPAG
- a CDS encoding serine O-acetyltransferase, giving the protein MRTLPAWRRRIGETLDVIVTRDPSVRSRTEALLHPTVLALVGHRTGSFLHRHGRCLTARLVCTATKVLTGGIDIHPGARIGRRFFVDHGSGVVVGETAVIGDDVSLFHQVTLGSVGWWHEREHPGPGGRRHPVLGNGVTVGAGATLLGPITIGDDALIGAMSLVLGDVPKGVHVRAPQAVVAQHPHRNGSERTHES
- a CDS encoding ATP-grasp domain-containing protein; protein product: MNPERSLLLVGATDETVAKAKQLGLHVLLLQHPTKVTAEQERLADHLEVVDYTRWDLVEPIASRLHDSPGFAAATSITEPGLENAARVNDLLGLGGTGWEVARRFRDKAVMREHLAALDPDAVGARTLAARADLDDFGERYGYPFIVKPTDATASIGVQRLDGPADADRVWAEVRRLSGTRTDRVSTLMLLRDFLMEEYLDGPEYSVESFSAAGRHVVIAVTEKFTDPAHFAELGHAVPARLPPAVEERVRAAVTGFLDRLGVRDGVCHTEIRVGARGPRVIESHNRIAGDAIPDLVHSVYGIDTVTLALAAPFGLAPRLPDRPEPHGGAAVRSLVGSPGDTVESVDGVSEAQALDDVLAVRVSAKPGETVRPLRDNWDRLGLVAVTGADTTAAVARGAEIIADVVRVLLKDPGGRPGVARVAAVSDRTVISA
- a CDS encoding ATP-grasp domain-containing protein, with product MSVLILHRNPFAAFPYRQWLDGLAPGLDAGTPYAGDIVVLAARDKVELAGEEVPGDAGHGFSHLEVFDTLDDAAVPARALALAEQYGVTHVVAHHEADVVLAASLRERLGLDGAWSADITPFRDKLLMKQLAVRAGIEVAPHAAPATAEQVRDFAAEHDFPVVLKDRSGYNSIGLRIIADKEELDLRLAQAYGDGSREDLLVEAYVPGRMCHVDGLVVDGRTVAAWPSQYQYELASFGADPGPRVDLTLDLDDPLTPRLLALVEATLAALKPAGSRLRTHAFHAEVFHTPDDRLVLCEIAGRSGGAKIREVFETLFGIQLAVQVTRAEAGLPLPSVEGPTDEAGLLRPRCMSGQVLTMKRPGLVRSLPAVPADAWVRGFWLFAEEGQVIAPAAGSADFLTAAVGSAPTRVECEARLRDLGDRVIAATVIEPRPEGAGAAPGGAGAAPGGAPPLPRGAAPASHEEGAARPADAS
- a CDS encoding MFS transporter, producing the protein MTQTPSSVRVKYMLGMVVDATGSGMYLPLSLLYFHHVTGLPLTQVGVIVTTASVIGLISNPVAGILIDRFSARAVLVGGYVLRAAAFCTYPLVHNGVVMFAVVLPVALGDTSYPPSIQSFVAEIVRGTDRDKLLALQRSLRNAGMGVGGLLAGAALAVGDSGYYVVVLGAAAGYLLSAALLSTIRPGAPAQPAGERASRKGGYRMVARNRPFLSLTLLNIPTAFGYMVLSVALPVYLTRQLDAPVSLVGVLYAVNTVGIAVLQIPVSRVLVRYRRTRAVALGAGIFALSFVTFAVLGSLSSGAALIAGVFAATATFTAGELLHGAMASALVAQAAPEETRGRHLSVYQLSWAVPIALAPTVLTALLSLSATGMWLLLAAGTAGSALGVLRLERTLPPAAVHPVLPAAEPALTTTSTAREVA
- a CDS encoding TRM11 family SAM-dependent methyltransferase; this translates as MSSWRVLGAEDPEFAQEEVASQGGLVSQLRPLIAELSKPGDLVFDPFAGWGTTLVACAAEGRRGVGIEVNPARAAEAGQRVARFPEQRMLCGDARRPPLDPDTVDLVLCDLPYFGTDLDLDAPDPGQLYALRDYDAYLAALDEAFTAVARVMRPGAYAVVAVQNRRIADRFVPLAWDAARVLGRHLTLGDERVHLYDWPVKDGDDPMRTNRSHEYLLMARK